A window of the Pseudoalteromonas sp. A25 genome harbors these coding sequences:
- the uvrA gene encoding excinuclease ABC subunit UvrA encodes MDKIEVRGARTHNLKDISLSIPRDKLIVITGLSGSGKSSLAFDTLYAEGQRRYVESLSAYARQFLSLMEKPDVDHIEGLSPAISIEQKSTSHNPRSTVGTITEIYDYLRLLFARVGEPRCPTHDLPLAAQTISQMVDSVLEQPEGSKLMLLAPVVKNRKGEHVKLLEQLSSQGYIRARIDGEVCDLSDPPTLELHKKHTIEVVVDRFKVKEGLQQRLAESFETALELSSGIAVIANMDDPHAEELIFSANFACPTCGYAMTELEPRLFSFNNPAGACQSCDGLGVRQYFDPNRVVQNPELSLSGGAIKGWDKRSFYYFQMLQAVAEHYQFDLEVPFQKLPDEAKKVTLEGSGRTKIAFNYRNDRGDLITRNHEFEGVLNNMNRRYRETESSSVREELSKYQTSQSCPSCHGSRLREEARNVFIGQTTLPDVTTMSIGEAMHFFDGLTLQGQKAQIAEKILKEIRDRLSFLINVGLNYLSLERSADTLSGGEAQRIRLASQIGAGLVGVMYVLDEPSIGLHQRDNDRLLSTLTHLRDLGNTVIVVEHDEDAIRAADHIIDIGPGAGVHGGHVVAQGSRDDIINNPDSLTGQYLSGAKAIEVPKQRHECNDKWLELFGASGNNLKDVDLRIPFGLMTCITGVSGSGKSTLINDTLFKLAHTELNGATTAEAAPYKEIKGLDHFDKVIDIDQSPIGRTPRSNPATYTGIFTAIRELFAGTQEARSRGYKVGRFSFNVKGGRCEACQGDGVIKVEMHFLPDVYVPCDICTGKRYNRETLEVLYKGKNIHEVLEMTVEDAQQFFDKIPAINRKLTTLMDVGLSYIRLGQAATTLSGGEAQRVKLARELSKRDTGKTLYILDEPTTGLHFHDIQQLLVVLHRLRDHGNTVVVIEHNLDVIKTADWIVDLGPEGGAGGGQILIAGTPEEVAQYSESHTGTYLKPLL; translated from the coding sequence ATGGATAAAATAGAAGTCAGGGGCGCTCGAACGCATAACCTAAAAGATATTTCGCTTAGTATTCCGCGTGATAAGTTAATTGTTATCACGGGCCTCTCAGGCTCAGGAAAGTCGTCATTGGCATTTGACACCCTCTATGCCGAGGGCCAAAGAAGATATGTAGAATCGCTGTCTGCCTATGCCCGGCAGTTTTTATCATTAATGGAAAAGCCAGATGTCGATCATATTGAGGGTCTTTCTCCTGCTATATCTATTGAGCAAAAGTCTACTTCTCATAACCCTCGCTCTACCGTTGGTACCATCACTGAAATTTACGACTATTTACGACTGCTGTTCGCGCGGGTTGGCGAACCCCGATGCCCTACTCACGATTTACCCCTAGCGGCACAAACCATCAGCCAAATGGTCGACTCTGTGCTAGAGCAACCTGAAGGTAGCAAATTAATGCTGCTAGCACCCGTTGTGAAGAACCGCAAAGGGGAGCACGTTAAATTGTTAGAACAATTATCAAGTCAAGGCTACATACGGGCTAGGATTGATGGCGAGGTATGCGACTTGTCTGATCCGCCAACGCTCGAATTACATAAAAAGCATACTATCGAAGTGGTTGTTGACCGATTTAAAGTAAAAGAGGGACTACAGCAACGTTTAGCAGAGTCGTTTGAGACAGCCCTTGAGCTATCATCAGGTATTGCAGTCATTGCAAATATGGACGACCCTCACGCCGAAGAGTTAATCTTCTCAGCGAATTTTGCTTGTCCAACCTGTGGCTACGCAATGACAGAGCTCGAACCTAGACTCTTTTCATTTAACAACCCAGCAGGTGCTTGTCAAAGCTGTGACGGTTTGGGTGTTCGTCAGTATTTCGATCCAAATAGAGTGGTACAAAATCCAGAGCTGAGCTTAAGTGGTGGCGCAATTAAGGGCTGGGATAAACGCAGTTTTTATTATTTTCAAATGCTTCAAGCGGTGGCAGAGCACTACCAGTTTGATTTAGAAGTGCCTTTTCAAAAACTTCCCGACGAGGCTAAAAAAGTCACTCTAGAGGGGTCAGGACGGACAAAAATTGCCTTTAACTACCGTAACGATCGAGGCGATTTAATTACACGTAATCACGAGTTTGAAGGCGTACTTAATAATATGAATCGCCGCTACCGTGAAACCGAGTCTAGTTCGGTGCGCGAAGAATTAAGTAAATATCAAACTAGCCAATCATGCCCCAGCTGTCACGGCTCTCGTTTGCGTGAAGAAGCCCGAAATGTTTTTATTGGTCAAACGACACTACCCGATGTAACGACTATGAGTATCGGCGAGGCAATGCACTTTTTTGATGGGCTTACTTTGCAAGGCCAAAAAGCGCAGATTGCCGAAAAAATCCTCAAAGAAATACGTGACCGTTTGTCATTCCTGATTAATGTTGGACTCAACTACTTATCACTTGAGCGCAGTGCAGATACTTTATCTGGTGGTGAAGCGCAGCGTATTCGCTTGGCCAGTCAAATTGGTGCAGGCTTAGTTGGGGTGATGTATGTGCTTGATGAACCGTCCATAGGCTTGCACCAAAGAGATAATGACCGACTTTTGAGTACGTTGACTCACCTACGAGATTTAGGCAACACCGTAATTGTTGTAGAGCATGACGAAGATGCAATTAGGGCAGCTGATCATATTATCGATATTGGTCCCGGTGCAGGTGTGCACGGTGGGCACGTAGTCGCGCAAGGCTCACGCGATGACATAATAAACAACCCAGACTCACTCACAGGCCAATATTTAAGTGGCGCTAAAGCCATTGAAGTGCCTAAGCAACGCCATGAATGCAATGATAAGTGGTTAGAACTATTTGGCGCATCGGGTAATAACCTAAAAGATGTCGACTTACGCATTCCGTTTGGCTTGATGACTTGTATTACCGGTGTATCTGGTTCTGGTAAATCGACGTTGATCAATGACACCCTATTCAAACTAGCTCACACTGAACTTAATGGTGCAACAACGGCAGAAGCGGCACCATATAAAGAGATTAAGGGCCTAGATCACTTTGATAAAGTAATCGATATAGATCAAAGCCCAATTGGTCGTACACCACGCTCTAACCCCGCAACCTACACAGGGATCTTCACCGCCATTCGTGAGCTGTTTGCGGGTACTCAAGAGGCACGCTCTCGCGGCTATAAAGTGGGTCGTTTTAGCTTCAACGTAAAAGGCGGACGCTGTGAAGCCTGTCAGGGTGATGGTGTTATCAAGGTTGAAATGCACTTTTTACCGGATGTATACGTTCCTTGCGATATCTGTACTGGCAAGCGCTATAACCGAGAAACATTAGAGGTGCTGTATAAAGGCAAGAACATCCATGAGGTGCTAGAAATGACCGTGGAGGATGCCCAACAGTTTTTCGATAAGATCCCTGCTATCAATCGCAAGCTCACCACTTTAATGGATGTTGGGCTGTCATATATTCGCCTAGGGCAAGCAGCAACAACACTCTCTGGTGGTGAGGCTCAAAGGGTTAAACTAGCCAGAGAGCTTTCTAAACGTGATACGGGTAAAACACTATATATTCTTGATGAGCCAACTACTGGTCTGCATTTTCATGACATACAACAGTTATTAGTTGTATTGCATCGATTGCGTGATCATGGCAATACCGTGGTGGTTATTGAGCATAATTTAGATGTGATAAAAACCGCTGATTGGATTGTAGATTTAGGCCCAGAAGGCGGTGCCGGTGGCGGACAGATCCTCATCGCAGGCACACCGGAGGAAGTCGCACAGTATAGTGAGTCTCATACAGGAACATATCTGAAACCTTTACTTTAA
- a CDS encoding substrate-binding periplasmic protein: protein MAKTLPCELIVRFENYSAQSLQDEQMRWHGLDVDFAKALLDEAGCGYRFISIPWGRALKMLEMGEIDLMLSVSKTAQRMRFAYFIGPQREENIVFAFNAQRPFYVQSLEELFSLPRPVAIQRGAYYGEAFEARMKQESDSEDKFIYVPDNQLKLNLLRHGRISGFLEEKYNIVYQREYNPDFVEIDIAPFVVNVEPVYIALSKQSVSKSVIDKLTRAFKRLNESGKFEQILKKYKLD, encoded by the coding sequence ATGGCTAAGACTTTGCCATGCGAGCTTATTGTACGTTTTGAAAACTATTCAGCTCAGTCTCTGCAAGATGAGCAGATGCGGTGGCATGGCTTAGATGTTGATTTTGCAAAAGCCTTACTAGACGAGGCAGGATGTGGGTATCGCTTTATCAGTATACCTTGGGGAAGAGCATTAAAAATGCTTGAAATGGGTGAAATTGATTTAATGCTCAGCGTATCAAAAACGGCGCAAAGAATGCGTTTTGCCTATTTTATAGGGCCTCAAAGAGAAGAAAATATCGTTTTCGCTTTTAATGCTCAAAGACCGTTTTACGTGCAGTCTTTGGAAGAGCTATTTTCACTGCCAAGGCCTGTTGCTATTCAGCGAGGTGCATATTATGGGGAAGCCTTTGAAGCTCGCATGAAGCAAGAGTCTGATTCCGAAGACAAGTTTATTTATGTACCTGATAACCAGTTAAAGCTCAATCTACTACGTCACGGACGGATCTCAGGATTTTTAGAAGAAAAATACAACATTGTATATCAAAGAGAGTACAACCCTGATTTCGTTGAAATTGATATTGCACCTTTCGTGGTAAATGTTGAACCCGTTTATATTGCTTTGAGCAAACAAAGTGTGAGCAAGTCGGTTATTGATAAGTTGACTAGGGCGTTTAAGCGTCTTAATGAATCAGGAAAGTTCGAGCAAATATTAAAAAAGTATAAGTTGGATTGA
- a CDS encoding MFS transporter, producing the protein MSNQSLNLLEKRAALSLASVFAFRMLGLFMLMPVLAIYGQSLEHVSPMWIGLAIGAYGLTQALLQIPMGWLSDKFGRKPIIIVGLVIFAIGSVIAALADSIYWVTVGRALQGMGAIASALLALAADLSRDEQRPKVMAVIGMCIGLSFAFAMLLGPMVAAAFGISGVFWLTAILALCGIVIILFVVPSAVNKAPKGDTIATLSDIRKLSRHPQLLRLDIGVMLLHLSLTTLFVVLPGQLIADGLVAEAHWKLYIPVLLLAFVLMAPLMIVAIRKQKERETFLAAIGLLVISTASLMMWANSVIGIAVCMLLYFIAFNFLEATMPALVSRIAPASQKGSAMGIFSSGQFFGAFLGGILGGYIAQYGEANSVFAAVACVGVIWLFIAWRMQIPPKSKIISLITELSEPQQAEVLANKLVALPGVLEAIVVSEENRSYLKIDDKKFDLNQAKQILGLH; encoded by the coding sequence ATGTCTAATCAATCATTAAATCTTCTTGAAAAACGCGCTGCGTTATCATTAGCGAGTGTCTTTGCGTTTCGTATGCTAGGCCTTTTTATGCTTATGCCTGTGTTGGCTATTTATGGTCAGTCGCTTGAGCATGTTTCACCAATGTGGATCGGATTGGCAATCGGCGCTTATGGTTTAACACAAGCTTTATTACAAATTCCGATGGGGTGGTTGTCTGATAAATTTGGGCGTAAACCGATTATTATTGTTGGTTTGGTCATTTTTGCGATTGGCTCCGTAATCGCTGCGCTTGCAGACTCAATATATTGGGTTACTGTTGGTCGAGCGCTACAGGGAATGGGGGCTATTGCTAGTGCGTTACTTGCTCTAGCGGCTGATTTGAGCCGAGATGAGCAGCGCCCAAAAGTAATGGCTGTTATTGGCATGTGTATCGGCTTGAGTTTTGCGTTTGCTATGTTGCTAGGGCCGATGGTTGCTGCCGCATTCGGTATTTCTGGGGTCTTTTGGTTAACAGCGATACTCGCATTGTGCGGGATAGTCATTATTCTATTTGTAGTACCGAGCGCGGTGAACAAAGCACCAAAAGGCGATACTATTGCAACGCTAAGTGATATTCGTAAATTAAGTCGTCATCCACAGCTGCTGCGTTTAGATATAGGCGTGATGTTGTTGCATTTATCGCTAACAACATTGTTTGTTGTTTTACCTGGGCAACTCATTGCAGATGGGTTAGTTGCCGAAGCGCATTGGAAGCTCTACATCCCTGTATTATTGCTAGCATTTGTATTGATGGCCCCTTTGATGATTGTGGCAATTAGAAAGCAAAAAGAACGAGAAACATTTTTGGCAGCAATTGGCTTATTAGTGATCAGCACGGCAAGTTTAATGATGTGGGCTAACTCCGTAATCGGTATTGCTGTTTGTATGTTATTGTATTTTATAGCGTTTAACTTCTTGGAAGCGACCATGCCGGCGTTGGTATCTCGTATAGCGCCAGCATCACAAAAAGGGTCTGCGATGGGAATTTTCTCGTCAGGACAGTTTTTTGGAGCTTTTTTAGGCGGAATTTTAGGAGGTTACATTGCTCAATACGGAGAAGCGAACTCAGTGTTTGCGGCAGTAGCCTGTGTTGGGGTAATATGGCTATTTATTGCATGGCGAATGCAGATCCCACCGAAAAGCAAAATTATTAGCTTAATCACTGAGCTGTCAGAACCTCAGCAAGCAGAAGTTTTGGCTAATAAGCTGGTTGCTCTGCCCGGTGTGCTCGAAGCGATTGTCGTAAGTGAAGAAAATCGCAGCTATCTGAAGATAGATGATAAAAAATTTGATTTAAACCAAGCTAAGCAAATACTTGGCTTGCATTAA
- the ssb gene encoding single-stranded DNA-binding protein, translating into MARGVNKVILVGNLGQDPEVRYMPNGNGVANISIATTDSWKDKNTGQLQERTEWHRVVLFGKLAEVAGEYLRKGSQVYIEGRLQTRKWTDQSGQEKYTTEIVVDMGGQMQMLGGRNEQQGSAPYQGGQQQSNYTQQQYNQAPQQQQQQYAPQAQSNQSHSQQQSSGYAPAQQSNQGQSGGFAPQQPQQSAPQQQGGFAPKPAQSGGASNPMEPPIDFDDDIPF; encoded by the coding sequence ATGGCACGCGGTGTAAACAAAGTTATTTTGGTTGGTAATCTAGGACAAGATCCAGAAGTACGCTATATGCCAAATGGCAATGGTGTTGCAAATATTAGTATTGCCACTACTGACAGCTGGAAAGACAAAAATACAGGCCAGTTGCAAGAACGCACCGAGTGGCACCGAGTGGTGCTGTTTGGCAAGCTAGCAGAAGTAGCAGGGGAATACTTACGAAAAGGTTCACAAGTTTATATTGAAGGCCGTTTACAAACTCGTAAGTGGACAGATCAAAGTGGTCAAGAAAAATATACGACTGAGATAGTTGTTGATATGGGTGGCCAAATGCAAATGTTGGGCGGCCGTAATGAGCAGCAAGGCAGTGCACCATATCAAGGTGGTCAACAGCAAAGTAACTATACTCAGCAACAGTATAACCAAGCACCACAACAGCAGCAGCAACAGTATGCACCTCAGGCTCAAAGTAACCAGAGCCACTCGCAGCAACAAAGCAGCGGATATGCGCCTGCACAACAAAGCAATCAAGGCCAAAGTGGTGGTTTTGCGCCTCAGCAACCACAACAAAGTGCGCCACAGCAGCAAGGCGGCTTTGCACCAAAACCGGCGCAATCAGGCGGCGCATCTAACCCGATGGAACCACCTATTGATTTTGATGATGATATTCCGTTCTAA
- a CDS encoding M1 family aminopeptidase → MLKSVILRCGSYIFILLASIITQATEVSKVVQLEHVTIHYHFMDNVSVKKELEINGLTNQAFAAYTKLFGGLPRDLKGKEYSDITIHVNKGKYLGGEADPKLIMLSWNEGKAFGFATWQTILLHELFHLWSGESIRYQDGQEHWFNEGFAEFYAYKSAVELDLISSNEMLAMVSSVIGYYFSASRLGDISMREAGRTNNTKFDNYFLVYSGGWLVAMALDHDIRKRTNNNKSIDNLMQWLYSNFPRDKRRYTQKDIIEGIRLTTGLNYTKFIDSYVDGHAILPVSEYLPISDALWALTLNKKNKSDFSVLYETLGITEYE, encoded by the coding sequence ATGCTAAAGAGCGTAATATTACGATGTGGGAGTTATATTTTTATATTACTTGCTTCAATCATCACACAAGCTACAGAAGTCTCAAAAGTTGTTCAGTTGGAACATGTGACTATTCATTATCACTTTATGGACAATGTATCAGTTAAAAAGGAGTTGGAGATTAACGGGTTAACGAATCAAGCTTTTGCTGCTTATACAAAATTGTTTGGCGGTCTGCCTAGAGATTTAAAGGGGAAAGAATATTCTGATATCACCATTCATGTGAATAAAGGGAAGTATTTGGGAGGAGAAGCTGATCCTAAACTCATTATGCTTTCATGGAATGAAGGTAAAGCATTCGGATTTGCAACATGGCAGACGATATTGCTGCATGAATTGTTTCACTTATGGAGTGGTGAATCTATTCGTTACCAAGATGGGCAAGAGCATTGGTTTAATGAGGGTTTTGCTGAGTTCTATGCCTACAAGAGTGCCGTTGAATTGGATTTGATATCCTCGAATGAAATGCTGGCTATGGTATCGTCGGTTATAGGGTATTACTTCAGCGCTTCTAGGCTTGGTGATATTTCCATGAGAGAGGCGGGGAGAACAAATAATACAAAGTTTGACAATTACTTTCTTGTATATAGCGGTGGTTGGCTTGTGGCTATGGCACTTGACCATGATATTAGGAAAAGAACTAACAATAACAAAAGTATAGATAATCTAATGCAGTGGTTATATAGCAATTTCCCTAGAGATAAGCGGCGCTATACCCAAAAAGATATCATTGAGGGTATTAGGCTAACTACTGGACTTAATTATACTAAGTTTATTGATTCGTACGTAGATGGACATGCCATACTCCCTGTATCAGAGTATTTACCGATAAGCGATGCGCTGTGGGCTCTCACTTTGAACAAGAAAAATAAAAGTGATTTTAGTGTGTTATACGAAACGTTAGGCATTACCGAATATGAGTAA
- a CDS encoding EAL domain-containing protein has protein sequence MQLFFKSLNWRMVAVGLAVIVALNILLLHLLHLQIHQRAEAVVQRVAKLPTELRTETNIAAIAQQFKFEYVPDDAPLPEEASQFSAAGISLNLVHPAPYQKHAYIILFFNILFFGLLVFVYRWWQVYRVRPRRFLSDNKLDSHDNSILSTVDPKAADSSLFKVFLLIRWTIKLEPGLDEKSHFSVAIHKHLPSSMKCSVKYLNSGALAVTFENIAWGDVIELGKKLHEVMFRTLRSLRGDLSRKQIKVGGCFYQNEAEQANVYQLARAALEIANNNVWQHVHMMPLDKTHENAMQNSEDDFVRCIKNGQFVLFFQPLFGFEQQDIIQSEVLLRVRHAQLGLIAAKQFIPQLHSKDNLETLDKTILSKAISILSKEPHKSDVSINLHIENWVDIDFIHWLIAQIRDTNQIKKLTFEVCADDYYKYHQQINVQQLFFTGVNVALIIDHVESPLIVNILRENQLISAVKLGFGLVHKVHLSTQQQKTIKQIVYQAKRLKVAVYAVGVESQAELDCLKSLGVDGAQGYYFAELLQQLELVRY, from the coding sequence GTGCAGTTATTTTTTAAATCACTCAACTGGCGTATGGTTGCAGTGGGCTTAGCGGTTATAGTTGCTTTAAATATCTTATTGCTACATTTATTGCATTTACAGATACATCAGCGTGCAGAGGCTGTTGTGCAAAGAGTGGCTAAGTTGCCAACTGAGCTCAGAACTGAAACGAACATTGCCGCGATTGCGCAGCAGTTCAAGTTTGAGTATGTACCTGATGATGCACCACTACCTGAAGAGGCCTCTCAGTTCTCGGCGGCGGGTATCTCCCTCAATTTGGTGCACCCTGCACCTTATCAAAAGCATGCTTATATCATTTTATTTTTCAATATATTATTTTTTGGGCTGTTGGTTTTTGTCTATCGCTGGTGGCAAGTTTATCGCGTTAGACCTAGGCGTTTTTTGTCTGATAATAAATTAGACAGTCACGATAACTCAATTTTGAGCACGGTTGATCCAAAAGCTGCCGATAGCAGCTTGTTCAAGGTATTTTTATTGATCAGGTGGACCATCAAGCTTGAGCCTGGGCTTGATGAAAAAAGTCATTTCAGTGTCGCGATTCATAAGCATTTACCAAGTTCGATGAAATGTTCAGTAAAGTATTTAAATTCTGGCGCCTTGGCTGTTACTTTCGAGAATATAGCTTGGGGGGATGTGATAGAACTAGGGAAAAAGCTTCATGAGGTCATGTTTCGCACGCTTCGTTCACTTAGGGGGGATCTGTCCCGTAAGCAGATCAAAGTAGGTGGCTGTTTTTATCAAAATGAAGCTGAACAAGCGAATGTGTACCAATTAGCGAGGGCAGCGCTAGAAATAGCTAATAATAATGTGTGGCAACATGTCCATATGATGCCATTAGATAAAACGCATGAAAATGCCATGCAAAATAGTGAAGATGACTTTGTTCGCTGTATCAAAAATGGGCAGTTTGTCTTGTTTTTCCAGCCCTTATTTGGGTTTGAGCAGCAAGATATTATTCAAAGTGAGGTGTTGTTGAGGGTAAGGCATGCGCAACTAGGGCTCATCGCTGCTAAGCAGTTTATTCCTCAATTGCACAGCAAAGACAACCTAGAAACACTTGATAAGACCATTTTGAGTAAAGCTATAAGCATTCTTTCGAAAGAGCCTCACAAATCGGATGTGAGCATTAACCTTCATATCGAAAACTGGGTAGACATTGATTTTATACATTGGTTGATTGCGCAAATTAGAGATACAAACCAGATCAAAAAGCTGACCTTTGAAGTATGTGCTGATGATTATTATAAGTATCATCAGCAAATTAATGTTCAGCAGCTGTTTTTTACAGGCGTCAATGTAGCGTTAATTATTGATCATGTTGAATCACCGCTGATTGTAAATATTTTACGCGAAAACCAATTGATCTCGGCTGTAAAGTTAGGGTTTGGACTTGTGCACAAAGTCCATCTAAGTACACAACAACAAAAAACCATTAAACAAATAGTTTATCAAGCAAAAAGGTTAAAGGTGGCGGTTTATGCTGTTGGTGTTGAGAGCCAAGCAGAATTAGATTGTTTGAAGTCTTTGGGGGTAGATGGCGCTCAGGGTTATTATTTTGCTGAGTTGCTCCAGCAATTAGAGCTAGTGAGATATTAA
- a CDS encoding 1-aminocyclopropane-1-carboxylate deaminase/D-cysteine desulfhydrase, with translation MSFNQFDFPESPLQVISHPLLKQKNITLTVKRDDLHHPHIAGNKWRKLKYNLIKMQQERKAAFLTFSGPFSNHLYAVSMACKLFSLEGNVIIRGPHLDENNPTIRMARACGVKLHTVDRATYRLRYQESYLNELQQQFAHCHLIPEGGSNQFAMLGLKELAQSLPKSDYIMCATGSGGTLAGLINASSCKTSIIGIAVLKQAEYLNSDILRLAPKAANQSNWQLMCDFHDGGYGKFSAELWQFCQTMRKNYNLPLEPIYSGKLFYALWHLLEQDFFAPGSHITAIHTGGLQGLDGLRYRKLISH, from the coding sequence ATGAGTTTTAACCAGTTTGATTTTCCCGAATCCCCGTTACAGGTAATAAGCCACCCATTATTAAAACAAAAAAATATTACGCTTACTGTCAAACGGGATGACCTACATCATCCTCACATAGCGGGAAATAAATGGCGAAAACTAAAATACAATCTAATCAAGATGCAACAGGAGCGAAAAGCCGCGTTTTTAACTTTTTCTGGCCCTTTCTCGAACCACCTTTACGCAGTGAGTATGGCCTGCAAACTATTCTCCCTTGAAGGTAATGTAATAATAAGGGGGCCACATTTAGATGAAAACAATCCAACTATTCGGATGGCACGCGCTTGTGGTGTAAAGTTACACACCGTCGATAGAGCAACTTATCGCTTAAGGTACCAAGAAAGCTATTTGAACGAACTACAACAGCAGTTCGCACACTGCCATTTAATCCCAGAAGGAGGCAGCAATCAATTTGCCATGCTTGGTCTTAAAGAGCTTGCTCAAAGTTTACCAAAAAGTGATTATATTATGTGTGCAACAGGCAGCGGCGGCACGCTCGCAGGGTTAATTAATGCAAGCTCTTGCAAAACGTCAATAATTGGTATCGCAGTACTAAAACAAGCAGAGTATTTAAATAGCGATATTTTACGCCTAGCCCCTAAAGCTGCCAATCAGTCGAACTGGCAATTAATGTGTGACTTTCATGATGGAGGATATGGTAAATTCTCTGCTGAACTTTGGCAGTTTTGTCAGACAATGCGAAAAAACTACAATCTTCCTCTGGAGCCTATTTATAGCGGTAAACTATTCTACGCTTTGTGGCATTTACTAGAACAAGACTTTTTTGCACCTGGCAGTCATATTACAGCGATACATACCGGTGGATTGCAGGGCTTAGATGGTTTGCGGTATCGAAAATTAATATCTCACTAG